Below is a window of Candidatus Poribacteria bacterium DNA.
GGCACTCCTACTCCTCAAACACGCCCGGATTACCGGAAACAAAACCTCGCGTAAGGCGGGTTTGAAGGCACTTGGATTCATGAAACAATTCTCCGTCCCGCGCGGCGCACAAATGTGGGAATGCCCGATGTACCAACCCGATGTCCTCGCAGCCGCACACGCAATCGGGGCTTATGTTGAGGCACTTGAACTCACGCAAGAGAAAGGATACTTCAAGCAGGCAATCTATTGGGCAGAAACCGCACTACCGTTTCTTTACCATTGGCATCTCCCTGACCGACCCGGCATGCATTTCGCCTCAATTCCCGTTTTCGGAACGACTTTCTATACACACCCTTGGTTTGGTGTACCCGTCCAATGGAATGGATTGGTGCTCGCCTATTATCTACAACGTTTGAATCAACATACCGAGGATGAGCGATGGCATCAGATTGCTGAAGGCATTGCCGTCAGTGCAATGTATCAGCAATGGGAAGACGGTGAACGCAAAGGCACTTATCCCGATGGATTCTACGGTTTCTGTACCGAAGGCAAGGGACCACATCTGAATCCTGAGGATATTATGGTTAACGTTTATAAACTTCGCGGTCTCGATCCAGGTATTAAAACCGCTATTGCTGGTGATATACATCTGAGTTCGGGCGCGAAGGTGGATGCCCTCTCCTTAACCAACAAGGGGCAACTGAACTGGCAGCTTAGCTACGCTGAAAACGAAATAAGTTATGCCCTCATTGTTGGTTACGGACGTACGCCACAAGCCCTTCGTGCAAGGTACCAATTCGCATCATCTCCGGATGACGCGCCAACCTCTATTGAAAAAAAACCTCCGAGTGATTCTGAATCTGCTGATGGACTCGGCAAATATGCCGAGACCGAGATTCCGCTTGTGCAAACGCTTGAAGATGTTGAATCTGGATGGCTTTATATTCAAGATAAGGATACCATATTGATAAAGTACCTGCACCCCACCGCGGATGTGCAGTTTGAAATTTCTTAACTATCGACCCTGTTCGGGGCTCCGGTCGTCAAGACCCGTGTTTTCTGACAAGGTCCATCATTGCTCCAAGGAGACTACAAAATGGCTAAGAAAATTGTTTTCACCACGTTCGTTCTGGTTGCGGTAGCGATTGTTGCCTTTGTTATGTTCACACATAACGCAAGTGCCCAAGATGACGCGGCCGCAGTAAATGCTCCGATGGTAGACTTCAAAGTCTTGGGCGGTTTTATCATTGAAGGCGTTGTTTTTAGTATCGTCGGTTTGATAATTCTCATGGTAGGCTACAAAGTTTTTGATGTGGCGACACCATACGACCTAAACCGTCAGATCGCCGAAGAGAATAACACCGCTGCGGGAATCGCTGTTGCGGGGGTCCTCGTCTCACTCGGCATCATCGTTGCCGCGGCAATGGGCGGATAGTTCACAAACGCGTAAATACTATGGACAATTCATTGAGAAAAAATTGCATCGTCTTCCACGAAAGTTGCACGACCGCTTTAGCGCGCGAACGCATCGCTCCGCAAATAAACTTGGCTTTTCTCGATCCGCCTTTCAATCAAGATAAGGCATACAAGGCATGGGACGACAATCTGCCGCCAGCGGAGTATTGGACGTGGATGCGCGAGGTCTGTGCAAAGGTGTATGCCTTGACTTCCGATGGTGGTGCAATTTACTTCATGCAACAAGAAAAAAACGCAGAATTTGTGTTGCAGTGTTTGCGCGATACCGGATGGACTTTTCAAAACTTGATTGTTTGGAAAAAGAAAACCTCAGCAGTACCAGGGTTGAAACGCTTCGGCAAACACTACCAAGTCATTGCGTTTGCAACGAAAGGGAAAACACCGCGTGTTTTCCACAGGCTACGCATTGATCCCCCACTGCCAGTAGGCTATAAACATGCCCGCGAAAACGGTATGTTTGTTACTGACGTGTGGGATGATATCCGTGAGTTAACCTCGGGCTACTTCGCAGGCGATGAAGCATTGCGGGATGCAGCGGGGAATCGCTTGCACAAGCAACAAACCCCTATTCAATTGCTGCTGCGGATTGTCCTTTCGTCTACAAATCCTGGTGATGTTGTCCTCGATCCGTTCGCAGGCTCCGGGACAACGCTCATCGTCGCGGAACAATTAGAGCGACACGCAATAGGAATTGAACTTGACGCACATAATGTCGCGCTCATTGAAAACAGGCTTGCCGAACAAAGAAAGTCAGATGATGTTTCTCGTTTTTTCAAGAATTACGCCTGTACCCCAGACTTGGAAACTATTTGGAGGGAAACCGCGACACCATTTTAATGGAAATTTTCTTGTTTTCCAGATGAATCTACCGACTTTAACTA
It encodes the following:
- a CDS encoding DUF350 domain-containing protein, which gives rise to MAKKIVFTTFVLVAVAIVAFVMFTHNASAQDDAAAVNAPMVDFKVLGGFIIEGVVFSIVGLIILMVGYKVFDVATPYDLNRQIAEENNTAAGIAVAGVLVSLGIIVAAAMGG
- a CDS encoding site-specific DNA-methyltransferase, whose product is MRKNCIVFHESCTTALARERIAPQINLAFLDPPFNQDKAYKAWDDNLPPAEYWTWMREVCAKVYALTSDGGAIYFMQQEKNAEFVLQCLRDTGWTFQNLIVWKKKTSAVPGLKRFGKHYQVIAFATKGKTPRVFHRLRIDPPLPVGYKHARENGMFVTDVWDDIRELTSGYFAGDEALRDAAGNRLHKQQTPIQLLLRIVLSSTNPGDVVLDPFAGSGTTLIVAEQLERHAIGIELDAHNVALIENRLAEQRKSDDVSRFFKNYACTPDLETIWRETATPF